Proteins found in one Drosophila innubila isolate TH190305 chromosome X, UK_Dinn_1.0, whole genome shotgun sequence genomic segment:
- the LOC117793648 gene encoding probable serine/threonine-protein kinase DDB_G0272254 has translation MDGQKSVGSLNIATKRPIDDEAKLRTINMRREQLSTNNKQPAQDRLKRLQTKLKQVNNKKPEKDRIAVKKTNRNSSSNSPNTNVSNNNQQFQVKTLVETSIPESNRYAEKLRTWSYVDKPKIGQPYESVNSSASGFNKSRTIPNPFANRGSSRNAWAKPKALLDASNRLEVNRSTSANQRLALLRESLQQKHKESISTMNTNNNTTNTNNNSNNNQLMKLPAETAPKIIKPEKTINFPNNNLSTDEMEPMDIDCDQQEEVTTNSTVVGLNGSTTVSTKEEHSDRPLLEWISSEQELPKRLEDHMYFVLDTNVLMNNLAFVEDLSRVALGETSGSMLFIPYIVIKELDKLKDRRSEDSLKRTAAIRAIHYLNNKFDDSLKIQAQSALEEAEHLIEVDSADDSIVNCCLQLMAQVPNLMLLTNDANLRLKANASSILVSCRSDLLNDYREKFDALPV, from the exons ATGGATGGACAAAAAAGTGTTGGTAGCTTAAACATAGCTACAAAAAGACCAATTGATGATGAAGCCAAGCTTAGAACTATCAACATGCGTCGAGAACAAT TGAGCACCAATAATAAACAACCAGCTCAAGATCGACTTAAGCGTTTACAGACAAAACTAAAGCAagtgaataacaaaaaaccaGAAAAAGACAGAATTGCAGTTAAGAAAACCAACAGGAATAGCAGCAGTAACTCTCCCAATACCAATGTAAGCAATAACAACCAACAATTCCAAGTCAAAACTTTAGTGGAAACATCGATACCTGAATCAAACCGATATGCGGAGAAACTAAGGACTTGGTCCTATGTCGACAAGCCGAAGATCGGACAGCCATATGAATCAGTTAACTCCTCTGCGAGTGGCTTCAACAAAAGTCGGACGATTCCGAATCCCTTCGCCAATcgtggcagcagcagaaatGCCTGGGCAAAGCCCAAAGCGCTCCTCGATGCCAGCAATAGGCTGGAAGTCAATCGTTCCACAAGTG CCAACCAACGACTGGCCCTGCTACGTGAATCTCTCCAGCAGAAACATAAGGAGAGCATTAGCACGAtgaacaccaacaacaacaccaccaacaccaacaacaacagcaataacaatcaaTTGATGAAACTGCCAGCCGAAACTGCCCCAAAAATCATTAAACCCGAAAAGACAATCAATTTTCCAAACAATAATTTATCAACTGATGAAATGGAGCCCATGGACATAGACTGTGATCAGCAGGAAGAGGTGACAACTAATAGCACTGTG GTGGGTTTAAATGGGAGCACAACGGTTTCGACAAAGGAAGAACATTCGGATAGACCTTTGCTGGAATGGATATCATCAGAACAGGAGCTACCCAAACGTCTCGAGGATCATATGTATTTTGTGCTGGACACAAATGTGCTCATGAACAATCTGGCGTTTGTGGAGGATCTGAGCCGAGTGGCATTGGGGGAAACTAGTGGCAGTATGCTTTTCATACCCTATATTGTCATCAAGGAACTGGATAAGCTCAAGGACAGACGCAGCGAGGATTCACTTAAGCGCACAGCTGCCATTCGTGCTATACACTATCTGAACAACAAGTTCGACGATAGCCTCAAGATTCAGG CTCAATCTGCGCTGGAGGAGGCAGAACATTTGATCGAGGTGGATTCTGCAGATGATAGCATTGTTAACTGTTGCCTACAGTTGATGGCCCAGGTGCCCAATCTGATGCTCCTGACCAACGATGCCAATTTGCGCCTTAAAGCCAACGCCTCATCGATATTAGTTTCGTGCCGTTCCGATTTGTTGAATGACTATCGGGAGAAATTTGATGCATTACCAGTATAA
- the LOC117793649 gene encoding 3-hydroxyacyl-CoA dehydrogenase type-2 has product MIKNVVSLVTGGASGLGRATAERLARQGASVVLADLPSSKGNEVAKELGDNVVFVPVDVTSEKDVSAAIQTAKDKFGRLDLTVNCAGTATAVKTYNFNKNVAHKLEDFQRVININTVGTFNVIRLSAGLMGTNAPNQDGQRGVIVNTASVAAYDGQIGQAAYAASKAAVVGMTLPIARDLSTQGIRICTIAPGLFNTPMLAALPEKVRGFLAKSIPFPQRLGEPSEYAHLVQAIYENPLLNGEIIRLDGALRMMP; this is encoded by the exons ATGATCAAG AACGTTGTCTCCTTGGTGACTGGTGGAGCCTCCGGCCTGGGCCGTGCCACAGCCGAGCGACTGGCGAGGCAGGGAGCGAGTGTTGTGCTCGCCGATCTGCCGTCGTCGAAGGGCAACGAAGTGGCCAAGGAACTGGGCGACAATGTGGTGTTTGTGCCCGTGGATGTGACCTCCGAGAAGGATGTGAGTGCTGCCATCCAGACGGCCAAGGATAAGTTTGGTCGCCTCGACCTCACGGTCAACTGTGCCGGCACAGCAACTGCTGTGAAGACGTACAACTTCAATAAGAACGTGGCCCACAAACTGGAGGATTTCCAGCGCGTGATCAACATTAATACCGTGGGCACGTTCAATGTGATTCGCCTGTCGGCGGGTCTGATGGGTACCAATGCACCCAACCAGGATGGTCAACGTGGTGTCATCGTGAACACCGCTTCGGTTGCCGCCTACGATGGTCAGATCGGACAGGCCGCCTATGCGGCATCCAAGGCAGCCGTTGTGGGCATGACCCTGCCCATTGCCCGGGACCTGAGCACGCAGGGAATCCGCATCTGCACCATTGCTCCTGGTTTGTTCAACACACCCATGTTGGCTGCCCTGCCCGAGAAGGTGCGCGGCTTTCTGGCCAAGTCGATACCCTTCCCCCAGCGCCTGGGCGAGCCCAGTGAGTACGCCCATCTGGTGCAGGCCATCTATGAGAACCCACTGCTCAACGGCGAGATCATCCGCCTGGACGGTGCCCTGCGTATGATGCCCTAA